A genomic window from Triticum urartu cultivar G1812 chromosome 7, Tu2.1, whole genome shotgun sequence includes:
- the LOC125523385 gene encoding cold-responsive protein kinase 1-like: MPCCSCCFRVSNKEEKHASDLYSRSMGRLSSEKKIKLFSYAELRSATNNFHRSNHIGRGGFGAVYKGALRDGSGDVAVKVLSAHSRQGTREFLTEIDVIANVKHPSLVSLLGCCVEGRHRILVYELLPNGSLHGALLASAGDPSRLTWAIRRGVCVGVARGLAFLHEEMASGPIVHRDIKASNVLLDAGYGAKIGDFGLAKLFPDAATHVSTRVAGTAGYLAPEYALYGHLTKKADVYSFGVLLLETVTGKSSSRSFHLSDEGDKVLVERVWELYEAANLRDMIDPAMEDGCNEEEAVRYMKVALLCTQATPLRRPSMPRVLEMLEREDVRLREKEITPPGYVLRDNKDIHSTSMVVASHTVTEVAPR; the protein is encoded by the exons ATGCCTTGTTGCTCTTGCTGCTTCCGCGTCTCCAACAAGGAAGAGAAACACGCCTCCGATCTCTACTCCCGTTCCATGGGCA GACTGTCATCTGAGAAGAAGATCAAGCTCTTCTCCTACGCGGAGCTGCGGTCGGCGACCAACAACTTCCACCGGAGCAACCACATCGGGCGAGGCGGCTTCGGCGCCGTCTACAAGGGCGCGCTGCGGGACGGCAGCGGCGACGTGGCGGTCAAGGTGCTGTCCGCGCACTCCCGGCAGGGCACCAGGGAGTTCCTCACCGAGATCGACGTCATCGCCAACGTGAAGCACCCCAGCCTGGTGTCCCTGCTGGGCTGCTGCGTGGAGGGCCGCCACCGCATCCTCGTCTACGAGCTCCTCCCCAACGGCAGCCTCCACGGCGCCCTCCTCGCCTCCGCCGGCGACCCCTCCAGGCTCACCTGGGCGATCAGGCGCGGCGTCTGCGTCGGCGTCGCTAGGGGCCTGGCGTTCCTGCACGAGGAGATGGCATCCGGCCCCATCGTGCACAGGGACATCAAGGCCAGCAACGTCCTCCTCGACGCCGGCTACGGCGCCAAGATCGGCGACTTCGGCCTCGCCAAGCTCTTCCCGGACGCCGCCACGCACGTCAGCACCCGCGTCGCGGGGACCGCGGGGTACCTCGCGCCGGAGTACGCGCTGTACGGCCATCTCACCAAGAAGGCCGACGTCTACAGCTTCGGGGTGCTGCTGCTGGAGACCGTCACCGGCAAGAGCAGCTCCAGGAGCTTCCATTTATCCGACGAGGGGGACAAGGTGCTGGTGGAGAGGGTGTGGGAGCTCTACGAGGCGGCCAACCTCAGGGACATGATCGACCCGGCGATGGAAGACGGCTGCAATGAGGAGGAGGCTGTGAGGTACATGAAGGTGGCGCTGCTGTGCACGCAGGCGACGCCGCTGCGGCGGCCGTCGATGCCGCGGGTGCTGGAGATGCTGGAGAGGGAGGATGTCCGGTTGAGGGAGAAAGAGATCACGCCGCCGGGCTACGTCCTCCGGGACAACAAGGACATCCACTCCACGTCCATGGTCGTTGCTTCGCACACCGTGACGGAGGTAGCGCCAAGGTAA